The Platichthys flesus chromosome 8, fPlaFle2.1, whole genome shotgun sequence genome has a window encoding:
- the gdpd2 gene encoding glycerophosphoinositol inositolphosphodiesterase GDPD2 isoform X1, producing MSQENSCCRVCSRGFYGCHWREPSENKRKHACCWFSVVTLASLLSLCWMYICLVSFNDREDVNWQGFTKLKRWVNWFMVLIIVSAVITSYCVLLLLFALFQVALKEPLDLHWLHKILIFFGVMFITFGVIGISLQWKQEWPTVLLSLQATGPFLQFGSVGALTLLSPLVFRSFYDAGTAWSRAVIALAFVVVSAAIFLCPLIIESPCLLSELPEKPKLIGHRGAPMLAPENTMMSFNSSIACGVTAFETDVQISKDKIPFLMHDNHSEFLSRTTNVKEKLPDKLSSSSYNITWEELQTLNAGEWFLKTDPFHSVSQLPEDEREAAGNQTIPSLRELLALAQQHNISVMFDLYSSNQEDDTNHTVSTILDSGINQSLILWLPPAGREAVVSAAPGFTQVYDSENDTTGKNNSHLNVKYSNLSTTRISELRKDNVTVNLWVVNERWLFSLLWCAGASSVTTNACHLLKEMKGPDWVMAKDTYTIAWIVVDVLSFLIMAGLFIWQRRTHVLCPRRGTEMQRNNTPAWSGNELSPFLTTG from the exons atgtCTCAAGAGAATAGCTGTTGCAGAGTTTGCAGCAGGGGCTTTTATGGCTGCCACTGGAGGGAGCCGagtgaaaacaagagaaaa cACGCATGCTGCTGGTTCTCGGTCGTCACGTTggcctccctgctctctctctgctggatgTACATTTGTCTGGTTAGTTTTAATGACCGAGAGGATGTTAACTG GCAGGGCTTCACGAAACTGAAGCGGTGGGTGAACTGGTTCATGGTGCTGATCATCGTTTCTGCAGTGATAACCAGCTACTGCGTCCTGCTGCTG CTCTTTGCACTGTTCCAAGTCGCTTTAAAAGAACCACTCGACTTACACTGGCTGCACAAG ATCCTCATATTCTTTGGTGTGATGTTCATCACTTTCGGGGTCATAGGAATTAGTCTCCAGTGGAAACAAGAATGGCCGACTGTTCTTCTTTCACTCCAG GCCACAGGTCCTTTCTTGCAGTTTGGTTCTGTCGGAGCGTTGACGCTGCTGAGTCCTCTCGTCTTCCGGAGCTTCTACGATGCCGGAACGG cGTGGTCTAGAGCCGTCATCGCATTGGCCTTTGTCGTGGTGTCAGCTGCCATCTTCCTGTGTCCCCTGATCATCGAGTCTCCCTGTCTGCTGAGTGAATTGCCTGAAAAACCCAAGCTCATTGGCCACAGAGGCGCCCCAATG CTGGCTCCGGAGAACACCATGATGTCGTTCAACAGCAGCATCGCATGCGGCGTGACGGCCTTTGAGACCGACGTGCAGATCAG TAAAGACAAAATTCCCTTCTTGATGCACGACAACCACTCCGAGTTTCTGTCGAGGACAACAAACGTGAAGGAGAAGTTACCAGACAAACTTTCCAGCTCCAGTTACAACATAACGTGGGAGGAGCTGCAGACCCTGAACGCAGGCGAGTGGTTCCTGAAG ACGGATCCTTTCCATTCGGTGTCCCAGCTCCCAGAGGACGAGAGGGAAGCTGCTGGGAATCAGACCATACCCTCTTTACGAGAGCTGCTCGCCCTCGCCCAGCAGCACAACATCTCAGTGATGTTTGACCTTTACAGTTCCAACCAGGAAGATGACACCAACCACACAGTCAGCACCATCCTGGATTCTGGCATCAACCAAAGCCTG atCCTCTGGCTTCCTCCTGCTGGAAGAGAGGCTGTGGTCTCGGCTGCTCCAGGTTTCACCCAGGTCTATGACAGCGAAAATGACACGACAGGAAAAAATAATTCACACCTGAATGTGAAATACAGCAATTTGAGTACAACAAGAATCAG TGAACTGCGGAAGGACAACGTCACCGTGAACCTGTGGGTGGTGAATGAGCGATGGCTCTTTTCTCTGCTGTGGTGTGCAGGGGCCAGCTCCGTCACCACCAACGCCTGCCACCTCctaaaagaaatgaaaggacCTGACTGGGTCATG gCAAAAGACACATACACTATTGCGTGGATCGTGGTGGATGTTTTATCCTTTCTGATAATGGCCGGGCTCTTCATCTGGCAGAG gagaacacacGTGTTGTGTCCAAGGAGAG
- the gdpd2 gene encoding glycerophosphoinositol inositolphosphodiesterase GDPD2 isoform X2 gives MSQENSCCRVCSRGFYGCHWREPSENKRKHACCWFSVVTLASLLSLCWMYICLVSFNDREDVNWQGFTKLKRWVNWFMVLIIVSAVITSYCVLLLLFALFQVALKEPLDLHWLHKILIFFGVMFITFGVIGISLQWKQEWPTVLLSLQATGPFLQFGSVGALTLLSPLVFRSFYDAGTAWSRAVIALAFVVVSAAIFLCPLIIESPCLLSELPEKPKLIGHRGAPMLAPENTMMSFNSSIACGVTAFETDVQISKDKIPFLMHDNHSEFLSRTTNVKEKLPDKLSSSSYNITWEELQTLNAGEWFLKTDPFHSVSQLPEDEREAAGNQTIPSLRELLALAQQHNISVMFDLYSSNQEDDTNHTVSTILDSGINQSLILWLPPAGREAVVSAAPGFTQVYDSENDTTGKNNSHLNVKYSNLSTTRISELRKDNVTVNLWVVNERWLFSLLWCAGASSVTTNACHLLKEMKGPDWVMAKDTYTIAWIVVDVLSFLIMAGLFIWQRNRDAKKQYACLER, from the exons atgtCTCAAGAGAATAGCTGTTGCAGAGTTTGCAGCAGGGGCTTTTATGGCTGCCACTGGAGGGAGCCGagtgaaaacaagagaaaa cACGCATGCTGCTGGTTCTCGGTCGTCACGTTggcctccctgctctctctctgctggatgTACATTTGTCTGGTTAGTTTTAATGACCGAGAGGATGTTAACTG GCAGGGCTTCACGAAACTGAAGCGGTGGGTGAACTGGTTCATGGTGCTGATCATCGTTTCTGCAGTGATAACCAGCTACTGCGTCCTGCTGCTG CTCTTTGCACTGTTCCAAGTCGCTTTAAAAGAACCACTCGACTTACACTGGCTGCACAAG ATCCTCATATTCTTTGGTGTGATGTTCATCACTTTCGGGGTCATAGGAATTAGTCTCCAGTGGAAACAAGAATGGCCGACTGTTCTTCTTTCACTCCAG GCCACAGGTCCTTTCTTGCAGTTTGGTTCTGTCGGAGCGTTGACGCTGCTGAGTCCTCTCGTCTTCCGGAGCTTCTACGATGCCGGAACGG cGTGGTCTAGAGCCGTCATCGCATTGGCCTTTGTCGTGGTGTCAGCTGCCATCTTCCTGTGTCCCCTGATCATCGAGTCTCCCTGTCTGCTGAGTGAATTGCCTGAAAAACCCAAGCTCATTGGCCACAGAGGCGCCCCAATG CTGGCTCCGGAGAACACCATGATGTCGTTCAACAGCAGCATCGCATGCGGCGTGACGGCCTTTGAGACCGACGTGCAGATCAG TAAAGACAAAATTCCCTTCTTGATGCACGACAACCACTCCGAGTTTCTGTCGAGGACAACAAACGTGAAGGAGAAGTTACCAGACAAACTTTCCAGCTCCAGTTACAACATAACGTGGGAGGAGCTGCAGACCCTGAACGCAGGCGAGTGGTTCCTGAAG ACGGATCCTTTCCATTCGGTGTCCCAGCTCCCAGAGGACGAGAGGGAAGCTGCTGGGAATCAGACCATACCCTCTTTACGAGAGCTGCTCGCCCTCGCCCAGCAGCACAACATCTCAGTGATGTTTGACCTTTACAGTTCCAACCAGGAAGATGACACCAACCACACAGTCAGCACCATCCTGGATTCTGGCATCAACCAAAGCCTG atCCTCTGGCTTCCTCCTGCTGGAAGAGAGGCTGTGGTCTCGGCTGCTCCAGGTTTCACCCAGGTCTATGACAGCGAAAATGACACGACAGGAAAAAATAATTCACACCTGAATGTGAAATACAGCAATTTGAGTACAACAAGAATCAG TGAACTGCGGAAGGACAACGTCACCGTGAACCTGTGGGTGGTGAATGAGCGATGGCTCTTTTCTCTGCTGTGGTGTGCAGGGGCCAGCTCCGTCACCACCAACGCCTGCCACCTCctaaaagaaatgaaaggacCTGACTGGGTCATG gCAAAAGACACATACACTATTGCGTGGATCGTGGTGGATGTTTTATCCTTTCTGATAATGGCCGGGCTCTTCATCTGGCAGAG